From Triticum aestivum cultivar Chinese Spring chromosome 4A, IWGSC CS RefSeq v2.1, whole genome shotgun sequence, a single genomic window includes:
- the LOC123088378 gene encoding uncharacterized protein, with translation MMQSPSKLSGPFVSTPSGVSGLQGWTDLPVDLLHSIIPLLGSYVDLSVFVSTCRSWRVAFLSYPSKSTLCTVLLPLLVQPNVLDLSPHLPSSNGRHELRNCKLIDLAKQNISLCCQIPRKTFENMWFVGSSYGHLICCLKGNFFIVDVLTGAEFSPPSLPLSCDFDFYYYGTLTARPASPNCHLLVSTHHSLFDWPIGSDSWSQLMLPYSRIDQIVEFNGQFIALDCHWRIYILKLAPQLGLEQITTRRFLDDMAKCPQNRWLVVCDDMLLIICYYESLLSSKAPVQYKPYRLDMSTRPAKWVEVKKLDNWALFVGRDFRSPSFSCSSPEQWGGWSNRLYYAHNFQPLTVHGLGDEAEAAWEPSTDPNLFYGRNRYKKVQAFWVYPSMFSSDG, from the coding sequence ATGATGCAAAGCCCGAGCAAATTGTCTGGCCCCTTTGTCTCTACTCCCTCTGGTGTGTCGGGGCTCCAAGGTTGGACTGACCTTCCAGTTGACCTGTTGCATTCCATCATTCCTCTGTTGGGATCCTATGTCGATCTATCTGTGTTTGTTAGCACATGTCGTTCTTGGCGTGTtgctttcttgtcatacccatccAAATCAACCTTATGCACGGTACTCCTGCCTCTCCTTGTCCAACCCAATGTCCTTGACCTATCTCCCCATCTCCCTTCTAGCAATGGTCGCCATGAGCTACGCAATTGTAAGCTCATCGATCTAGCCAAGCAGAACATATCCCTTTGCTGCCAGATTCCTCGAAAGACTTTTGAGAACATGTGGTTTGTTGGCTCTTCCTATGGGCATCTCATCTGCTGCCTCAAAGGGAATTTTTTTATCGTTGATGTGTTGACTGGTGCCGAATTTTCACCTCCATCTCTTCCGTTGAGTTGCGACTTTGACTTCTACTACTATGGCACTCTGACAGCGCGCCCTGCATCACCAAACTGCCATCTACTTGTCAGCACCCATCACTCCCTGTTTGATTGGCCCATTGGAAGTGACTCTTGGTCTCAACTCATGCTTCCGTATTCACGCATAGATCAGATTGTGGAATTCAACGGTCAGTTCATCGCACTGGATTGCCATTGGAGGATCTACATTCTGAAGTTGGCCCCCCAGCTTGGCCTGGAGCAGATAACAACCCGCAGGTTTTTGGACGACATGGCCAAATGCCCACAAAACCGATGGCTAGTAGTATGTGATGACATGCTTCTCATCATTTGCTATTATGAGAGCTTGTTGTCATCTAAAGCACCAGTCCAATATAAACCATACCGTCTTGATATGTCGACCAGACCTGCAAAATGGGTGGAGGTGAAGAAGCTGGACAACTGGGCACTCTTTGTAGGGCGTGATTTCAGGAGCCCGTCGTTTTCTTGCTCGAGCCCGGAACAATGGGGAGGGTGGAGTAACCGGCTGTATTACGCCCATAACTTTCAGCCTTTGACCGTACATGGGTTGGGTGACGAGGCAGAGGCTGCGTGGGAACCTTCCACTGACCCCAATCTTTTCTATGGGAGAAACAGGTACAAGAAGGTGCAGGCCTTCTGGGTGTACCCAAGCATGTTCAGTTCCGATGGCTAG